The following nucleotide sequence is from Candidatus Bipolaricaulis sibiricus.
GGCAGGCCCGGTGATCCAGCGCGACTTCCCGGTCCGGGTGGCGATCTTCCCATCGAGGCTCAGCGCGAGCTTGAGGACGACGAACGGGGTGCGGTGGACGATCCAGTGGAAGAAGACCTCGTTCAGCCGCCGGGCGTCCTCGGCAAGCACCCCCTCCACCACCTCGACCCCCGCGTCCCGCAGTTGGGCCAGGCCGCGGCCGTTCACGCACGGGTTGGGATCGGCCGCGGCCACGATCACCCGCCGAACCCCGGCCCGAAGAATCGCGTCGGCGCACGGTGGCGTCTTCTTGCCCGGGAACGCGACGCACGGCTCGAGGGTGAGGTAGAGGTCAGCGCCCCGCGCCCGCTCCCCCGCCTCGAGGAGGGCCACCGCCTCAGCGTGGGGCCCCCCGCACACGGCGTGGTAACCCTCGGCCACCACAACGCCGTCCTTCACGACGACCGCACCGACGAGCGGGTTGGGGCGGGTCCACCCTGCCCCGCAGCGAGCGAGCTCAAGGGCCCGCCTCATGAACGCTTCGTGCGTCCCGCTTTCGTCCATAGTTCGAGCGCCGCCGCGGCAGGATCACCGTTCCCGAAGATCGACGACCCGGCGACGATCACGTCCGCTCCCGCCTCGACCACGCCTCGGACGTTCGCCGGGCTAATCCCCCCGTCCACCGCGATCTCCACGGGCCGAGTCCCGATCTCTCGGCGCAGGGCCCGGATCCGTTCCAAGGCCTCGGGGAGGAAGGCCTGCCCCCCGAACCCCGGCTCGACGCTCATCACGAGGACGAGGTCCACCCGGTCGAGGAACGGAAACACCTTCTCGAGGGGAGTCCCGGGCCGGAACGAGATCCCGGCCTTGCACCCCAGCGCTCGGATCGCGCGCAGCGCCTCCTCCACAGGATCCGCAGCCTCGACGTGGACGGTGATCGAGTCCTCGGGCCCGACCCGGAACACAGGCGCGTAGCGGACGGGTCGCTCGATCATGAGGTGGATCGCGAACGGAAGGCGCGTGTAGGGGCGGAGGGCGTTCGCAACCGGCGGACCGAACGTGAGGTTGGGAACGAAATGCCCATCCATCACGTCCAGATGAAGGAGGTCCACCATTGCCTCCACCCGCTGCACGTCGCGGGCGAGGTGAGCGAAATCCGCGGACAGGATCGACGCGGCGAGCTTCACGGCCTACCCGTCACCCCGCCCCTCACCCCGACCTCTGTCGCGTCGAGGAGAAGGAGCAGAGGCACAACGCCTCCCGTTCCGAGGCGAGGGAGAGCACGCGGGCCGGGTCCCCCAACGGGGATGCGGAGCGCGGCTCGCGCCCGCTCGATCGATCCAGCAACTCGCCTCTTCGGTTCTCCGGTCTCGGCACACCCGGCAGTGAGACAGCACGGGCTCCGCTACCGGCGGCGGTTGGCGACCATGAGCATGGACAAAAGCTGCAGCGCCGCCATCGCCGCCGCGGCAACGTAGGTCAGGGCGGCCGCGCTCAGTACCTGCCGCACGCCGCCTAGCTCCTCCCGGGTCACGATCCCACCCGAGCTCAACGCCGCCACAGCCCGCCGCGAGGCGTTGAACTCCACCGGTAGGGTCACAAGGGTGAAGAACACCGCCGCAGCGAACAGGAGGATCCCCACGTTGATCAGCACGTCCGACTGGAAGAACAACCCGACGAAGAACAGCGGGAACGCAAGCTGGCTCCCAAAGCTCGCCACGGGAACAATCGTCGAGCGCAGTGCGAGGGGCGCGTAGCCGTGGGCGTGTTGGATCGCGTGCCCAGCCTCGTGGGCCGCCACCCCGACCGCAGCCACGGAGTTCGACCCCGGCGCAGACAGGCGAAGTGCCTTCCGGCGGGGATCGTAGTGGTCGCCGAGCGGCCGATCGGTGCGCTCGATCGCGACCCCGCTGACCCCAGCTTCCCGCAGAATCACCGCTGCCGCTTGTTCGGCAGTGACGCGCTTCTGAATGGGTACATGCAGGTACTTGGCGTACGTGCTCCGCACCTTGTACTGGGCGTAGATCGCCAGGATCAGCGCCGGCAGAAGCACGATCAGTGTTTCGGGGTAGAACAGCCAAAACATCCGCACACCTCCTTGAAGACCTTGTGATTGTAGCCTGGGTAAGGGAGAGGGCCGTAGGCCGGATTCTGTCGTGGGGGGCCATTCATCTACGCGGCCTACCCGGAGGCATCGGGCGGGCCACCCTCAACCGCCTCCCTATTTGGCCTTGCTCCGGCTGGGGTTTGCCGTGCCCGGAGACCTCACGGCCCCGGCGGTGGGCTCTTACCCCACCGTTTCACCCTTGCCCGCACCCCCCTCCTTCCCCCTAGGGAGAGGGAGTCGAGAGAGGCCGTTGGCGGTCTGTTCTCTGTGGCACTTTCCAGGGGTCGCCCCCTCTCGGATTGCCCCGAGCAGCCTGCCCTGCGGAGTCCGGACCTTCCTCAGGGTTTCCCCCGCGGCCCCCTGGCCGTCTCCCTACCGCAGGCCGGTCCTCGTGAACCTGCACCGAGGACACGTCCACAGTATACCGCGGAACGATGCGCGCCTACGGAGCGGACGCAGGCAGTGCGGACAGAGGAAGGTGCGTGCTGCGAGGAACAGCACGCCCCCCCCCGCCACGGAGAGGACCACGTAGGCCCACGTCCACGACCGAGGCCTCTCCGTACGCTCTTTGGGCCCGGAGATGAGGAGGTCAAGGAGCCGCGTGGCGAGGTTCGCGATCGCCAACGCGGGGTGAGCTCGGTTCGCTTCGATCCGCGCCTCAGCGAGAATCCCCTCCCACTCGGGCGGTGCCACCCGCCCCGCCGCCTTCTCCCCCAGCCGCGCCTCGACGCTCCACCGACGGTCTTCGCCGCGCAGGAACACAACGAGTACCGCGTCAGCGGGCAATCGCCACGCGGAGAAGACAGCACTGGCGTACACAGTTGGGTTCGAAAAGGGGTCGTGCCACGAGGCGAGGTACACGAGCGATACACCGTGACCTTTCAAGGATGCGATGGCGGACTCCAACCGGTCGCGGTCCGCCCGCTGCAAGGTCTGGCCGTAGTCGTTGATGGCACCAACCTGCTGAGGAAGCTCCGGGCGAGTCTGGGCAGCGGCTAGGCAGGCCGCAAGTAGAGGAATCGCGAACAGTGCTCGCAGGTCACGACCTCCCGACCGGCCTTCACCTTCTCCACCGTCGTCTCCGCAAGCCGAAGGTGGCACCCACCGCACACCCCGGCCACCACCGGCACCACTGGGCTGCCCCCGCCGGCGAGGAGCCGCTCGTAGTGCCCGCGCAGGTGCGCGGGAACGCTTTGGAGAAGTCCCTGCCTCCGGACGCGCAGGGCCTCCCGCTCCGCCAGGGTAGCTGCGCGACGATCCGCAACAGCAGCGAGCTCATCCTCCAACCGTCCGCGTCGCACCGCGTGCTCGTCGCTCTCCACCCGCAGCGCCCCGTCGTCGGCGTCGGCGTCCGCCATCAGCTGCAACGCCTCGGTCGCGAGTTCGTCAAGCCTCTCCCGCAGCAAGGCCACCTGTTCACGGAGGTACTCCATCTCCTTGTAGGGGATGATGTCGTGGTCGAGCTTGTGCTGATAGCTACGGATTCTCTCGTCGGTGGCGTCCACTTCGCCCGTCTTGGCCAGGGCGGACAGACGGAGGGCACGGTTCGTCTCCTGACGGCGCTTGAACTCCTCGTCCTCGAGGGTGAGCCGCTCGTGAAGATGCTTCTCCTCTCGTTCGAGGTCGGACAGACGTCCGTCGAGCACGCGGAGGTACGCATCGGCTTCCGCAAGCTCCAGGAGCCGGCTCAGGGCATCGGTCATCGCTCCTCCACCGCCAGATCGGGAAACCGCCCCCGTACAAGCCTCCCCACGTGGGCCACGAAGGGCATCTCCGTCTCTCGATGTCCAAGCGCGATGGCCGTCAGGCCCGCCTCAGCTGCAGCCAGGCCCTGGTGGTAGCCAAGCTCGCCCGTCAGGTAGAGGTCAGCACCGGAAGCAAGAGCTTGCGGCCACAGGTCACTCCCGCTGCCGGCGCACAGAGCCACACGACGCACCTGCCTGTCCAGATCCCCATACACCGCCTGGGGCTCCACTCCGCCAAGCGACGTGCCGACGTGACGCACCACGTCCCTTGCCGCAGCCGGGTGCGGGAGATCTCCCACGCGGCCCAGCCCATGCAGAGGGGATGGGTTTTTGAGCGGGTACACGTCATAGGCCACTTCCTCGTACGGATGGGCCCCCTTCATCGCGGCGAGCACGGATGGGAGGCGCTCGGCGGGGACGACCGTCTCCAGCCGGATCTCGTCGGCCCGCGCCTCCTGTCCCACTTCCCCCAGGTAAGGATGCGCCCCTTCCCCAGGAAGGAACGTCCCGACCCCGCGCGAGCGGAACGAGCACCGGCTGTAGCGCCCGATCCCCCCTGCCCCCGCCGCGAACACGGCCTCGGCCACCTTCTCCTCGTGCCCGGGGGGCACGAACACGGCGAGCTTAACGAGCCTCCCCCGGGGGGAGAGGGGCCGCAGGGAAGCGAGGGAGAGGGACCGCGCCAGGACCTCGCCCATGCCCCCCTGGGCGATGTCATAGGGGGTATGGACCGCGTAGCACGCCGCTCCCGCGGCGAGGAGGAGGCGCAGCTTCTCTCCGAGGGGCGTCCCCGGGAGGAGTCGGTCCAGGGGGCGGAACAGGAGCGGATGATGGGTCACGACGAGGTCCACTGCCCCCAGATCACGAGCGAGGTCGAGATCGAGGTCGAGGGCCACCACGACCCGCCGACATGGCCGCTTGAGCCGCCCCACCTGGAGCCCGGACCGATCCCACTCCTCAGCGAGCGCAGGCGGGAACAGCTCATTGAGGAAGGCGACCACGTCCTGCCGATCCATGACAGCACGAGTGTAGCGACCCGCTGGCTTGCCGGGCAAGGAACCGTGGCTACCATCCCACCGATGGCGGGACGCACAGGGACCGCGGACCTCCCCCTCCACGGGGGCCATGCCCCGCGCTGGCTTTTCGCGCGGATGGTCCGCCTGTCGCGGGAGATCGTCCTTGCCCTCGCCGACGAGTTCGAAACGGAGGGCGTTCTCGCCCGGCTGTCCGACCCGTGCTGGTTTCAAGCCCTGGGGTGCCTCCTCGGCTTCGACTGGCACTCGAGCGGGCTCACCACGACCGCCTGTGGAGCGCTCAAGGAGGCGCTGCACGCCGTGGGAGAGGAGATCGGCCTCTGGGCAGCGGGGGGCAAGGGGGCCGCGTCGCGGCGTACCCCCCTCGAGATCGCTGAGGCCGCCCTGAAACTCGCGGTCGAGCCAGACCCCCTCGTGTACGCCTCCCGGATGACGGCTAAGGTGGACTCTGCGGCCCTCCAGGACGGATTTCAGATCTACCACCACGCCTTCTTCTTCGACCGGGCGGGACGATGGTGCGTGGTCCAACAGGGGATGAACGAGAGGACGGGGATGGCCCGCCGCTACCACTGGAGCTCTGAGGTCGGCTCAGCATTCGTCTGCGAGCCCCACGCCGGGATCGTGGGGCCGAGGTCCGATCTCGTCCTGAACCTGGTGGCGCGGGAATCCGAGGGGGTGCGGAGGGCGATCCCCGAGCTCGCCCGCGAGCCCCCGGACCACCTCTCCGCCGAGCTAGGCCGGGCGCAGAGGATGGCCCTTCCCCGGAGGCACGCCCTTCTCCTCGCCGACCTCGACCCGCAACGCCTCCGCTCCGTGTTCCTGTCCGCGTACGAGAGCCAGGCAGCGGACTTCGCCGGGCTTCTCGCCACCCCGGGAGTGGGGGCGAAGGGGCTGCGGGCCCTCGCCCTGCTCGCGGAGCTCCTCTACGGGGTACCGATCTCGTTCCGCGATCCCGCCCGGTTCGCCTATGCCCACGGCGGGAAGGATGGGACGCCCTATCCCGTGGACCGGGAGACCTACGACCGGACGATCGAGGTCCTTGGCCAGGCGGTGCGGCGGGCGCAGCTCGGGAAGAGGGACGAGCTGGGCGCGCTGCGGCAGCTGGCCCGCGTTGGCACCGCCCTCACGACGCCACCCCCGTCGCGGCGGCCGGGGTCCGGATGACCTTCCGCTTCCACGTCCCGCGCTGCAGCCACACGACGAGGGCGATCCCGGCCAAGAAGTTGCTGAGGGCCATCCCCGCCCACAGCCCCGTTGCCCCGAACCCCAACGGATAGGCAAGGGCCCAGGACAAGAACACCCTCAACACCCACAGCCGGACGATCGCCATCACCATCGGGGGCACGGTGTGGCCGGAGCCGCGGAACGTGGCCGCCGCCCCATCGAACAGGCCGAAGAACGGGATGGAAGTACCGAACACCGCGATGTACCAGGTGCCCTGCCGAATGACCTCCGGGTCGGCCACAAACAAGCTAAACAGGGGGCGGCGCAGGAGGAGGGCCACGAAGTACAGGCCGACCAGGGCGAGGAACGTCGCCCCGATCCCCCGCCGAGCGATCATCTCCGCCCGCTCGGTCCGGTCGGCCCCCAGGTTCTGGCCGACCATCGCCACGAGGGCACTGCCCGCCCCCCAGCTGATCACGTTCACGAGGTTGATGATCCGGTTCCCCACCGTGTAGGAGGCCACGACCGCCGTCCCAAACCCGGCCACGAGCCCCATCACCATCACGAACCCGAGCGACGTGCTCGCCTGGTCAAGGACGTTGGGGAGACCCACCCGGAGGATGGGGAGGATGCGGGAGGGCCGCGGCCGCAGGTCACGGAAGCGGAGATTGATCCCCACCCGGCTGGAGAAGAGGAGGCCCAAGCCGATCGCCGCCACGAGGGCCCGGGCGAGGACCGTCGCCCCCGCCGCTCCGGCGACGCCCCACCCGGGGATCGGGCCCCACCCGAAGATGAACAGGGGGTCGAGCGCCCCGTTGAGAAGGAGCGAGGAGACGCTCAAGTACATCGCGAGCCGGGTGTTGCCGAGGCCGAGCATCAGTCCACCGAACGCCTGGGCGAGAAACATGATCGGGAGCCCGAGGCACTCGATCCTCAGGTAGGTGAGAGCCAAGGGGTAGATCTCTTCCGGTGCGCCGATGAGACGCAGCACGGTCGGGGCAAGGGTAAACCCGAGTGCCGCCAGGACCGCCGACGCCAGCCCAAGGAACGCCAGGACCTGACCGGCCGACTCCTCCGCGCCCCGCTGGTCCCGCGCGCCGAAGTGCTGGGCGACGAACGTCGCCCCGGCGGCCTGGAACCCGCCCGCGAAGGACATGAAGAAGAACAGGATCGGCCACGCCATCCCCGGCGCGGCCACCGCGGCCGTGCCCAGCCGCCCAAGCCAGAACGCGTCCACCAGGTTGTACAACGCCTGCAGCGCACTGGTGAGCATCACCGGCCACGCCAGATGCAGCATCGTCGAGAGGATGGGCCCGTTCAGGATCCTTTCGCGTACGGATCTCGGGTTCATTGGCAGAGGGGGGAGTATACGCAACGGAGAAGGGAAGGGGTATCATCGCCCCCGAAGGAGGCTTCCCATGGACTGGAGACTCGTGCTGACGACGTTCGGGATGGTGTTCCTCGCCGAGCTAGGGGACAAGACCCAGCTCCTTGTGTTCACCCTCTCCTCGCAGCACCACGCCCCGTGGGCGGTGTTTCTGGGCGCGTCGCTCGCCCTGTCCCTGGTAAGCCTCCTCGGGGCGTCCGTGGGGGGAATCGTGGGGGAACTCCTGCCCACAAAGTACGTTCAGATGGGAGCAGGGATTCTATTCGTCGCCGTGGGGGGCCTCGTCATCTACCGGGCGGTCGGCAGGGGGTAGGTAGGTATCCCGCACTCTCTCTGGCTTCCTCGTCGTCATTCCGCATAACATAACATGCTGTTCCCGGTGCCACTTTGCTCGCCCTCGCGCTCAGATAGGCTATCTGCACGTTTGTTCCGCACTTCACATCCGCACTTCACAGCGAAGGTAACAATGATTACAATACACGGTCGAATGTCCACCATATCGAGGTAGAGGGGAGGACGATCGTGAGGATGTGTCGCGCGCTGGTATTCCTATTCCTCGTTGCGGTGGGGTGCGTTGCGGTTGGGCAGACCGTGGGGCTCAACGGCCCCACGGGGATGGGGCGGTGTGAACAGGCGATGTTCACCGTCGCGTTCACAGCGCACGCCAGCCAGACCGCCAGTGCGATCTGCTTCACCGTGACCCTGCCCAACGCGGGGTTCGTCTACGTCGCGGATTCGGGGCAGATCACGCTCCACGATGGGGAGGTCGTGGCCGCCGAGCCCACCCCCTCCGGGCTCAACCTGGTGTGGGACCTAGATCTTCTCTTGGGGTATCCGTACGCGCTCCCACCCGGGGAGACCGTCACCCTGGAGTTCGCGGTGGGGACAGGTTGCGGGACGATCTCCGGAACCCTGAGCGCGCGGGTCGACTACGAACAACAGGGCATCCCCGGATACCTTACAGATTCTCAGCCGGTGGAGATCCTGCCTGGCGCCGTCCAGATCAGCAAAGAGCCTTCGGTGCAAGACGCCCGGGTGGGAGATACCGTGGCCTGGACGATCACCGTGGAGAACACGGGCCTGGGCCCGATCCACAACGTGGTGGTGACCGATACCCTGGGCGCGGGGCTGGCCTACGTCTCGGCCACCCCTGATCCGGATGCTGTGGGCGGCCAGGTGATAACCTGGAGCCTGGGCTCGATCCCTGCCGGAGGTCAAGAACAAGTCCAGCTTTCGGCCGAGGTGGTCGCCTGCAAGGGGCTGGACAACGCTGCCGACGCGAGGTTCGGCTGCGACGATGGCTCCGTGTGCTACGACACCGCGGTGGACGGGGGGACGGCCACGGCCTCCGTTCGCCTCATCCTCCAACAACCCCTCCTCGCCTGGCCCCCGCCAACGGTCGAGATCCCCTATTGCGCCCAAGAAGGTGTGGAGGTCGTGCTCCCGTTCACGAATGTGGGGGAAGGCCCCGCGTACAACGTGCGCTGGTGCGTTGACTGCGACCCGTTGGTCATCACCAATGTGGGCGCAGGGGCTTACTACGAGGAGGGATGCTTCATCCTCGAGGATCCAATCCCCCCCAACGAGACGTTTAATCTGACCTTCACCGTTTCGGTTCCGGATGGTTGGGACTGGTGTGCCGGAGTACCAAGCGGCCTTGTGATCTGCAAGATAGTATATGAGAACGTGTGCGGAGAGAAGTTCTACCCCCCGGTGCAGCTGGGGGGCTTCTCCACGACCTACGGCCCGGAGGGTCCCCCCACCCTCAACGTGAGCCTCACTGGAGCGGAAGAGGTGTACATCTGCACTGAACAAGACTACACCCTCTCCGTCTCCTTCTCGGGCCTCGATGCCTGCGGGAACGGTGGGACGAGCGACATCTCCGTGGTGGTGGACGTCCCCGCCGGGTTCACCGTCTTAGACGCGGGTGGTGGTGATTGGACTCCTGGCTCAGACGGCACGGGCGGAACGATCTCCTGGACGATCCCGCCCACGAGCCCCCTCTCCACCACGATCCGCCTCCGTGCCCCCGATTCTCAGCAGTGTCACCAAGTGGCCACGCTAAGCGCCACTGCTACCGCGTACGACTGCTGTGGCTGCGCGATCTCCGCGACAAGCTCGGTTCCCATTGCCATCGAGTGCTATCAGCTCGCAAGTGTTATACGAGAGGCAAGTCCCTCAGTTCAGGAAAAGTGCGCGGAGATTACGTACACGAACACCTATACCTTTGCCGACGATGGCCCTGAAGTCTACTTTACCGATCTTGAGTTCATCGCCTACGCGGAAAACGCTCAGAAATACGTCGCCGGGAGCCTCACAATCACGATCGACGGAAATCCGGCGAGTCCGATTACTGTCATTGACAACACCCCCGGCAGGTCTCTGGTCATTCAAGGGATTGACGATAGCGGTCTTGTGTGGGGGCACACCCTTGTGATCTCCTACCAGCTCAGACTCACCCCGGACTCGGAGCCGCCTTCGTGCCCGAGCTCTTCCACTTTTTATACCTGGACCACACTAAATCTTGACGGCAAATGCGCCATCGGGGACGAATGCACCGAGCCTTGCCAGGTGACAGAGATCCTTGCCGTTACCTCCGCGACCCCCACGATGAGTGTTTCTCTCACCGGCCTTCCCGATGACTTCGTGGACCCCTGCGGCACCTACGACATCACCCTCACCCTCACGAAGACCTCAACGTTTGACCCCCACGATGTGGTCCTCACGCTGGAGAACTTGAACTACTACATCGTGGACCTGAATTCAATCCAGGTGAGCGGGGTGCAGCCCGCAAGCCCCATCCCCAAGGATTACGGAACCTACTACGAATGGGAGTATGGGGAGGCCTTCGTGGGCCAGCCGAATGGAGCGCAGTCGGTGCTTCAGTTCCAGGTGCGCAAGCGCTGTGGGCCTGAGGTGGAGCTCCGCTCCGAAGCGCTCTACACGGATAGGTGCGGGGGCACGTGCTCCGTGAGCGACACCGAGGCCCCCGCTTACCTGCGCAGCCCCAACCTCTTCGTCTACAAAACCCCGGAGGTCGTTTATGCCACCCAAAACGAGATCACGTGGACGATCTACGTGGTGAACAGCGGGAACGGCTATGCCTACGAGGTGTGGGTGGATGATGTCTTAGGAAGTGGCCTGAAATACGAGTCCTCATCCGTTACGCCCTCTACCGGCGTCACCACGACCCCGCACTACGATCACCTCGGGAACTCGATCAACGGCGTCTCCTGGCACATCGATGCTATGACTCCAGGCGAGCAGCGGGTGATCACCCTCACCGCGCGGATGGTGGCCTGCAGTGATCTCTGGGACGAGGTGACGACGAGCCTGGGCTGTGGTGGGGAAGATTGCCTTCCACCGGTGAGCGATGACTCCACAGTGCTCATCCCCCCTACACAGCTCGTGGCCACTTCCTCCACGACGTCACCCATCGCTACCTGCACTGAGCAAAAGGCTCTCATCCGCATCCGCAACGCCGGGGACCCGGCGGTGTACGAGCTCGTGGTCCGGGA
It contains:
- a CDS encoding Putative membrane protease YugP yields the protein MFWLFYPETLIVLLPALILAIYAQYKVRSTYAKYLHVPIQKRVTAEQAAAVILREAGVSGVAIERTDRPLGDHYDPRRKALRLSAPGSNSVAAVGVAAHEAGHAIQHAHGYAPLALRSTIVPVASFGSQLAFPLFFVGLFFQSDVLINVGILLFAAAVFFTLVTLPVEFNASRRAVAALSSGGIVTREELGGVRQVLSAAALTYVAAAAMAALQLLSMLMVANRRR
- a CDS encoding Ribulose-phosphate 3-epimerase is translated as MKLAASILSADFAHLARDVQRVEAMVDLLHLDVMDGHFVPNLTFGPPVANALRPYTRLPFAIHLMIERPVRYAPVFRVGPEDSITVHVEAADPVEEALRAIRALGCKAGISFRPGTPLEKVFPFLDRVDLVLVMSVEPGFGGQAFLPEALERIRALRREIGTRPVEIAVDGGISPANVRGVVEAGADVIVAGSSIFGNGDPAAAALELWTKAGRTKRS
- a CDS encoding Nif3-like dinuclear metal center hexameric protein; its protein translation is MDRQDVVAFLNELFPPALAEEWDRSGLQVGRLKRPCRRVVVALDLDLDLARDLGAVDLVVTHHPLLFRPLDRLLPGTPLGEKLRLLLAAGAACYAVHTPYDIAQGGMGEVLARSLSLASLRPLSPRGRLVKLAVFVPPGHEEKVAEAVFAAGAGGIGRYSRCSFRSRGVGTFLPGEGAHPYLGEVGQEARADEIRLETVVPAERLPSVLAAMKGAHPYEEVAYDVYPLKNPSPLHGLGRVGDLPHPAAARDVVRHVGTSLGGVEPQAVYGDLDRQVRRVALCAGSGSDLWPQALASGADLYLTGELGYHQGLAAAEAGLTAIALGHRETEMPFVAHVGRLVRGRFPDLAVEER
- a CDS encoding DUF763 domain-containing protein; this encodes MAGRTGTADLPLHGGHAPRWLFARMVRLSREIVLALADEFETEGVLARLSDPCWFQALGCLLGFDWHSSGLTTTACGALKEALHAVGEEIGLWAAGGKGAASRRTPLEIAEAALKLAVEPDPLVYASRMTAKVDSAALQDGFQIYHHAFFFDRAGRWCVVQQGMNERTGMARRYHWSSEVGSAFVCEPHAGIVGPRSDLVLNLVARESEGVRRAIPELAREPPDHLSAELGRAQRMALPRRHALLLADLDPQRLRSVFLSAYESQAADFAGLLATPGVGAKGLRALALLAELLYGVPISFRDPARFAYAHGGKDGTPYPVDRETYDRTIEVLGQAVRRAQLGKRDELGALRQLARVGTALTTPPPSRRPGSG